From Deinococcus metalli, a single genomic window includes:
- the rpsL gene encoding 30S ribosomal protein S12, translated as MPTTQQLLRKGRLTLQKKSKVPALKGSPFRRGVCTVVKTTTPKKPNSALRKIARVRLSSGFEVTAYIPGEGHNLQEHSVVLIRGGRVKDLPGVRYHIVRGSLDTQGVKDRNKSRSKYGTKKPKAGAAAAGAKKK; from the coding sequence CTGCCTACCACCCAGCAACTGCTCCGCAAGGGGCGCCTGACCCTCCAGAAGAAGAGCAAGGTTCCCGCCCTCAAGGGCAGCCCCTTCCGCCGCGGCGTGTGCACGGTCGTGAAGACCACCACCCCGAAGAAGCCCAACTCCGCGCTGCGCAAGATCGCCCGCGTGCGCCTGTCGAGCGGCTTTGAGGTCACCGCCTACATCCCCGGCGAAGGCCACAACCTGCAGGAACACTCGGTCGTGCTGATCCGCGGCGGCCGTGTCAAGGACCTCCCCGGCGTGCGCTACCACATCGTGCGCGGCAGCCTGGACACCCAGGGCGTGAAGGACCGCAACAAGAGCCGCTCGAAGTACGGCACCAAGAAGCCCAAGGCCGGCGCGGCCGCCGCGGGCGCCAAGAAGAAGTAA